From Drosophila santomea strain STO CAGO 1482 chromosome 2R, Prin_Dsan_1.1, whole genome shotgun sequence:
CTGCCCGCTATGAAGTAGAGCAGCTGCTGCGGAATGTACTTGTCCTGGATGATGTGGTTCATTTTGGAGCAGATTGCATCTGTTTGCCACAAAAATACGCAAAGTGCGCCGCAATTTGCGAGTCAAAAGCAAATTCCGTTATTGCCGCCTTCGTATAAATAGAAAAATGGCGGAATGGAACACGCAGGGTTGTATTTTCGCTAATGCAAAGCTTCCGCATCAAGGGTATTCCCCGCGTTTActcaaacaaaaatgtaaaaagcaaaatttaaaaaagatgTATTACAAACTGAAATATAAAGCACACTCTGTTATTGGTTTGAGCATCAAATATACGACACAAGACCGGGTAATAATAGATTGAAATGTCATGGTTTATTTGGATTGCAATCCACaagttttattattaagaGTATTTGAAATTAATGTACAACTTAGATGAATCCTCCTCTGAAATGAAGCTCTGCCATTTCGTTTAGATATCTAAAAGAAAACTTTGTTATAATGGAAATTCTCCACAGATCCAGCAATAAATGTGCACAATCTTTATACGTAAACATACCTAGGTAAgctaaattaaacaaaatacaaaacaaattcGAATTAGACTCAATCCTACTTAAATTACACAATTCAAAGAGCTTTATACTGAGCTTTGGCGCAGAATTTATTTCGAAGTGTGTTCTATAAATTGTGTTATTAGCCATCCAGTGTCATCTTGCTTACAATTATCAAAATATCTATTACATATTAAATACAATTCTTAACTTGTTTATATGTGGAATACATATATCTTTAAGTAAGCTACAGAGGTTTTGGTTATCGTTAACCACATTAATGGGTACCAACTCGTCCAGCAGGCACCGCCTTACAGAAAGTTTGACTTCTCCACGGAGTTTTGAGATCCGCTGCTCTGGTTCGACCAACCGCTGTTCCCGTTCTGGAATGGCAAATAGAATCTGGGTGAGTTCCAAGTCTTTATAGGGAATTGTACTGTTCAACTACCTGTGGGTCATTGCAGCCCGAGTTGTCGGGCTTCATTCCGTTGGCACCCGGATTGTTCGGGTTATTCGGCCCCTTCCGTCCACCAAAGTTGTTGGCGTTGTTGTGGCCCCCGTTCTGAGCCATCCACGATAAAAAATTGCCGCCCTGCGGAGTAAGTGAAagagttttttgtttgaaacAATGATAGAGGTGTGGAGGCTTGCCTGCTGGTCCTGGTTTTGGTTCTGCAGCTGGTTGCCGACCAGACTCCACTGGTTCAAGGCGGCAGCGACCAGGGCGGGATTGATGGGCAGTGAGTTGAGATTGAGCATTGACTGGTTGCTCATGTTCTGACCCTGGTTGGAGGAGCTTGATCCCTGCGAATTGATGCCCAGCGCCTGCAGGTTGGGCATGTCCAGGTGGCCGCGGTTCATCCAGCCGTTGCTGCCGCCCACGTTGCCGTTGTGGGGCTGGTTCATTCCGTGAAAATTCGCCTGCCTACTGCTGTACTGGCTGCCGCCGTCCTGGCGATTTGTGTTCCCGCCACTGGAGTGATTGCTGCCATTGTTGTGGTAGCCCCCGCCCGAGTTGCCGCCGTAATTGTTGCCACCCATGCCGTAGCCGGCGGTGCCAATGTTGTTGTGATTACTGGCGATGATTGAGTTCTCACCGCCGTGAGCACTGTGTTGGTTATTACCTCTGTGGTGTCCGTTGCGGCCGGGATTCATGTGGTTACCCTGTGGGTGGTATGAGTGCATGCCAAAGCTGTTGGCCGAGTTGTAGTTGTAGCTCTGGGCCTGTTGGTTTCTATTCTGCTCGGCCTTTGGGGCAGCGTTCGAAACATGGACCGAAACGCCTGAGAAGAGTGACTTGGTAATTTATTGATTCTTCTCCAAACTGCTGTGACTCACCCTTGATTATGTGATCCTCTCCGCACAGGGACTGTGCCACGTCGGGATCGAGGAAGGTTACAAAGCTGAAAGCTCTGAATGGTCGGGGAATGAACACGTCGGTGACTTCGCCAAACTTGGAGAAATACTCGCGCAAGTCGTCGGAGTTTATGTCCTCGGTGCAGCGACCCACGAATACCTTGCAAGGCACCTGGTGGCCCATGCCCTGGAAAAACAGAGGTTTTATTAGGCGTGTAATTTGTAGACTTTCGAGTGGACTCACCTTCGAGTTGGGCACCTTAACCTCGCACCAGCGACCGTCGATGAGGTGGCGATTGGAGAGCACGCGCATCTGGGCATCGTAAGAGCCAAAGCGCACGAACCCGAAGCC
This genomic window contains:
- the LOC120445845 gene encoding TAR DNA-binding protein 43 isoform X1 gives rise to the protein MDFVQVSEEEGDEPIELPAEEDGTLLLSTLQAQFPGSCGLKYRNMDTKAVRGVRSNEGRLFPPSVESGWGEYLYFCVFPKENKRKSDDNLENSTAKTKRIETRLRCTDLIVLGLPWKTTEESLREYFETYGEVLMAQIKKDTKSGQSKGFGFVRFGSYDAQMRVLSNRHLIDGRWCEVKVPNSKVSPLESLQITRLIKPLFFQGMGHQVPCKVFVGRCTEDINSDDLREYFSKFGEVTDVFIPRPFRAFSFVTFLDPDVAQSLCGEDHIIKGVSVHVSNAAPKAEQNRNQQAQSYNYNSANSFGMHSYHPQGNHMNPGRNGHHRGNNQHSAHGGENSIIASNHNNIGTAGYGMGGNNYGGNSGGGYHNNGSNHSSGGNTNRQDGGSQYSSRQANFHGMNQPHNGNVGGSNGWMNRGHLDMPNLQALGINSQGSSSSNQGQNMSNQSMLNLNSLPINPALVAAALNQWSLVGNQLQNQNQDQQGGNFLSWMAQNGGHNNANNFGGRKGPNNPNNPGANGMKPDNSGCNDPQNGNSGWSNQSSGSQNSVEKSNFL
- the LOC120445845 gene encoding TAR DNA-binding protein 43 isoform X2, translated to MDFVQVSEEEGDEPIELPAEEDGTLLLSTLQAQFPGSCGLKYRNMDTKAVRGVRSNEGRLFPPSVESGWGEYLYFCVFPKENKRKSDDNLENSTAKTKRIETRLRCTDLIVLGLPWKTTEESLREYFETYGEVLMAQIKKDTKSGQSKGFGFVRFGSYDAQMRVLSNRHLIDGRWCEVKVPNSKGMGHQVPCKVFVGRCTEDINSDDLREYFSKFGEVTDVFIPRPFRAFSFVTFLDPDVAQSLCGEDHIIKGVSVHVSNAAPKAEQNRNQQAQSYNYNSANSFGMHSYHPQGNHMNPGRNGHHRGNNQHSAHGGENSIIASNHNNIGTAGYGMGGNNYGGNSGGGYHNNGSNHSSGGNTNRQDGGSQYSSRQANFHGMNQPHNGNVGGSNGWMNRGHLDMPNLQALGINSQGSSSSNQGQNMSNQSMLNLNSLPINPALVAAALNQWSLVGNQLQNQNQDQQGGNFLSWMAQNGGHNNANNFGGRKGPNNPNNPGANGMKPDNSGCNDPQNGNSGWSNQSSGSQNSVEKSNFL